Within Microterricola gilva, the genomic segment GAGGGCTCGATCGAGGCGCGCGTCAGCCACGAGGTCGACCTCTGGCTGCGCTGGCTGCCCAAATGGCAGCCGGGGACCCACCGCGCCCGGATGCGACTGTGCCGCACCTGCTTCGGCTCGCCTGTGATCGCGGCGGCCGGCCTGACCACCGACGTCCCGCATGCCGTTCAGCACAGCATGTCGATGCGGATGAAGCTCATCATCGATGCCGCCGTCGACGACTACACCGATCGCAATCTGCCGCTGCTGCAGCGCGAGCTCGAAGAGGCCGAGCGCCGCGATCGGGCTCGGCACTATCAGCCGAGCGAAGGCCTCGACCCCGAGGCGGCCGGGCTCGAACTCGACCCGGAGCCGGAAGACGGCCAACCGTTCCTCTTCACCCTCGGCGG encodes:
- a CDS encoding spermidine/putrescine ABC transporter substrate-binding protein, coding for MEGSIEARVSHEVDLWLRWLPKWQPGTHRARMRLCRTCFGSPVIAAAGLTTDVPHAVQHSMSMRMKLIIDAAVDDYTDRNLPLLQRELEEAERRDRARHYQPSEGLDPEAAGLELDPEPEDGQPFLFTLGGLAASSAPDAAGAGREAEASAPELSDEPRPLSDEEKQAIRAEVRLADEFAQQVGRRVCAELVKHRERITAGIATFVEPQVVALLADLGRELDSPMWPSS